Proteins from one Ornithobacterium rhinotracheale genomic window:
- a CDS encoding patatin-like phospholipase family protein, which yields MKRNYFLALFCALLSLVNAQENRPKVGLVLSGGGAKGYAHVGVLEELEKAQIPIDYIGGTSMGAIVGGLYASGYSAKDLEKILKEIDFEKIIYDDNNREDAPFFQKQYEEKYLISLTFNHFKLSLPKSISNGHGTLNTLIKYLQHTHDTEDFSKLNIPFLCIATNLETGKQKIFKKGFLPQDVFASGAYPTLFSPVRIDSSYYIDGGVVNNYPVQEVKDMGADIIIGVDLGEGLMKEKDIKNVANILEQIISYGIESKTNEQRKKVDINIKPNILGFSVMDFEAKDTLIAIGKKAVLDIKPQIDSLSKIVGKHKRKSDVSLIDDIYLISDVDISGLKSYTKNYVLGKLGMKLPRAVNYDMIIKGIDALYATGNFKEINNRLEKAKDGSYILYLDIVESKDNLFVKAGLHYDELFKSSLLLNFTAKNIISINTTLSLDLVLGDKPRYYANYFVDNGVKPSFGINSAFQQFSVLNRLDQVGIPNLNYDIKTFKNQAYVQSTLKERYAIGLGLEHQYIKIETENLSKDDTNQKLANNHFYTPYAFVKIDNRDHNYYATKGLMLDSEIRYIVASSQENFDPIFYLKSNLKMNFPLGDHFSILSGGRFNTFFGVTDIPNGLNFNVGGLQQQVILNSSPFYGLNFGSLVANNMFELSGGVQYKFLKKHYLTANANILSIADKLNHLSFIDYAYQGYGITYSYDSPFGPLSGSLSYSPQYGKVIPYVSLGYWF from the coding sequence ATGAAAAGAAATTATTTTTTAGCACTATTTTGTGCCTTGTTAAGCCTAGTCAATGCGCAAGAAAATAGGCCAAAAGTGGGTTTGGTTTTAAGTGGAGGGGGCGCCAAGGGCTATGCTCATGTGGGAGTTTTGGAGGAGTTGGAAAAAGCACAAATTCCCATAGATTACATAGGTGGTACGAGTATGGGGGCTATCGTTGGTGGTTTATATGCATCTGGCTACTCAGCAAAGGATTTAGAGAAAATATTAAAAGAAATAGATTTTGAAAAAATTATTTACGATGATAACAATAGAGAAGATGCCCCTTTTTTTCAAAAACAGTACGAAGAAAAATATTTAATATCACTCACCTTCAATCATTTTAAACTTTCATTACCTAAATCTATATCTAATGGGCATGGCACATTGAATACACTCATAAAATACCTGCAACATACCCATGACACAGAAGATTTTTCTAAATTAAATATACCCTTTTTATGCATAGCTACAAATTTAGAAACTGGTAAACAAAAAATATTTAAAAAAGGATTTTTACCACAAGATGTATTTGCATCTGGTGCATACCCTACTCTATTTTCACCAGTTCGTATAGATTCATCTTATTACATAGATGGTGGTGTAGTCAATAATTATCCCGTGCAGGAAGTAAAAGATATGGGTGCAGATATAATCATTGGTGTCGATTTGGGTGAAGGTTTAATGAAGGAAAAAGACATTAAAAATGTGGCTAATATTTTGGAACAAATCATTTCATATGGTATAGAATCTAAAACAAACGAACAGCGAAAAAAGGTAGATATTAATATAAAACCGAATATTCTAGGTTTTTCTGTTATGGATTTTGAAGCAAAAGATACTTTGATTGCCATCGGAAAAAAAGCGGTTTTAGATATAAAACCTCAAATAGATAGTCTTTCTAAAATTGTGGGAAAACATAAAAGAAAATCTGATGTTTCATTGATTGACGACATATACCTCATCAGTGATGTTGATATTTCAGGTCTTAAGAGTTATACCAAAAACTATGTTTTGGGTAAATTAGGCATGAAACTACCCAGAGCAGTTAATTACGATATGATCATAAAAGGTATCGATGCCTTGTATGCGACTGGAAACTTCAAAGAAATAAACAATCGTTTAGAAAAAGCAAAAGACGGTAGCTATATATTGTATCTTGATATAGTGGAAAGCAAGGATAATCTTTTTGTAAAAGCAGGTTTACATTACGACGAATTATTTAAATCTTCCTTATTGTTAAACTTCACGGCAAAAAACATTATCAGTATCAATACCACCTTATCGCTTGATTTAGTTTTGGGAGATAAGCCTCGTTATTATGCCAATTATTTTGTAGACAATGGTGTGAAACCAAGTTTTGGAATTAATAGTGCTTTTCAACAATTTTCTGTACTCAATCGTTTAGATCAAGTGGGTATTCCTAATTTAAATTATGATATAAAAACATTTAAAAATCAAGCGTATGTTCAATCCACATTAAAGGAGCGTTACGCCATTGGATTAGGCTTGGAACATCAATATATTAAAATTGAAACAGAAAATTTATCCAAAGACGATACAAATCAAAAATTAGCTAATAATCATTTTTATACCCCTTATGCTTTTGTGAAAATAGACAATAGAGATCATAATTATTATGCCACTAAAGGTCTGATGCTCGACAGTGAAATCAGATACATTGTTGCATCATCACAAGAAAATTTTGATCCGATTTTTTATTTAAAATCAAATTTAAAAATGAATTTTCCGCTAGGCGATCATTTTTCTATTCTTTCAGGAGGAAGGTTCAACACTTTCTTTGGAGTTACAGATATACCTAATGGTTTAAACTTTAATGTTGGAGGATTACAGCAGCAAGTAATTTTAAACTCATCTCCATTTTATGGTTTAAATTTTGGCTCGTTAGTTGCCAATAATATGTTTGAATTAAGTGGAGGTGTACAATATAAATTTCTCAAAAAACATTATTTAACGGCCAATGCAAATATTCTCTCTATTGCCGATAAATTAAATCATTTGAGTTTTATAGATTACGCCTATCAAGGCTATGGTATCACTTATAGTTATGATAGTCCCTTTGGTCCACTTTCGGGAAGTTTAAGCTATTCTCCACAATATGGTAAGGTGATTCCTTATGTATCATTAGGCTATTGGTTTTAA
- a CDS encoding TrkH family potassium uptake protein — translation MKFLKIINEFFNYSKKYIYKLTFYMSVLSVIIFIYDLGFKHNDDYYHWADYIYKLSIFLGAFSIILKHIYTGKKYFLTVKIFDLASVIFFFYVLYRSLVIHKSMWAFAIFFVFVREVSAMHINYGKNVINPARLFLFSFLVIILFGSFLLMLPQASNVELSYLDALFMSTSAVCVTGLSIMDVSSGLTHFGQGVILVLIQIGGLGIMTFASYFSYFFRGSSSYSNHLTLSEFTNSDNLSDVFSTLRRIVLITLIIEFIGATLIYFATSFNDLDENAIFFSMFHSISAFCNAGFSTLPDGLYSASVQHDYDLHLIIALLITFGGLGFPIVYNVYKYFVYKISNLYRKILRRDRIQYKPWLISINARITLTTTFALFFLGFISFFIFEYDYTLSNYDLKGKIVESIFGSVTPRTAGFNTVDMANLSFPTLMVYFLLMWVGASPGSTGGGIKTSTFAVSILNFMSLAKGKDRVEAFRREISQTSIKRAFATIVLSLFVIGVAIAIIESVEHDKGLLSIAFECFSAYSTVGLSLGITDSLSSVSKVVIICVMFIGRVSMLSILIALLKKEKYKGYKYPTEDILIN, via the coding sequence ATGAAATTCTTAAAAATCATTAACGAGTTTTTTAATTATAGTAAAAAATATATCTATAAGCTCACTTTTTACATGAGTGTGCTTTCGGTAATTATTTTTATTTACGACCTAGGTTTTAAACACAATGATGATTACTACCACTGGGCAGATTATATATACAAACTTTCTATATTCTTAGGTGCTTTTTCCATTATTTTAAAGCATATTTATACAGGAAAAAAATATTTTCTCACTGTCAAAATATTTGATTTAGCTAGCGTAATATTCTTTTTCTATGTATTGTATCGCTCACTAGTTATACACAAATCTATGTGGGCATTTGCCATTTTCTTTGTTTTTGTTCGGGAAGTTTCGGCAATGCACATCAATTATGGTAAAAATGTAATCAACCCTGCAAGATTATTTCTATTCAGTTTTTTAGTAATTATTTTATTTGGTTCTTTTTTACTTATGCTTCCACAGGCAAGTAATGTTGAACTTAGCTATCTCGATGCACTTTTTATGTCTACCAGTGCAGTATGTGTTACAGGATTAAGCATTATGGATGTGAGTAGTGGTCTCACGCACTTTGGGCAAGGTGTAATATTAGTTTTGATACAAATCGGAGGTTTAGGAATCATGACATTTGCAAGTTATTTTTCCTACTTTTTTAGAGGTTCTAGCTCATATAGCAATCACCTTACACTCAGTGAATTTACCAATAGCGACAATCTGAGCGATGTATTTTCTACCTTAAGACGAATCGTTCTCATTACTTTAATCATTGAATTTATAGGTGCAACCCTTATTTATTTTGCTACAAGTTTTAATGATTTGGACGAAAATGCAATTTTCTTTTCCATGTTCCATTCCATTTCGGCATTCTGTAATGCAGGATTTTCTACCCTGCCAGATGGGCTTTATTCAGCGAGTGTGCAACATGATTATGATTTACATTTAATTATAGCATTGCTCATCACATTTGGAGGTTTAGGCTTCCCAATTGTGTACAATGTTTATAAATATTTTGTCTACAAAATCTCAAATTTATACCGCAAAATTTTACGAAGAGATAGAATTCAGTATAAACCTTGGCTCATCAGCATCAATGCCAGAATTACGCTTACTACCACATTTGCATTATTCTTTTTAGGTTTTATATCATTCTTTATCTTTGAGTACGATTACACTTTAAGCAATTATGATTTAAAAGGAAAAATCGTTGAATCCATCTTTGGATCCGTAACACCGCGTACTGCGGGATTCAACACGGTAGATATGGCAAATTTATCTTTCCCTACCTTAATGGTTTATTTCTTGCTCATGTGGGTAGGAGCTTCGCCAGGATCCACAGGAGGTGGTATCAAAACCAGCACTTTTGCCGTTTCAATCCTTAATTTTATGAGTCTGGCTAAAGGTAAAGATAGAGTAGAAGCTTTCCGTAGAGAAATCTCTCAAACCTCAATCAAAAGGGCATTTGCAACCATTGTGCTATCTCTATTCGTAATTGGCGTAGCCATTGCCATTATAGAAAGTGTAGAGCACGACAAGGGCTTACTATCCATCGCATTTGAATGTTTCTCGGCTTACAGCACCGTGGGATTAAGCTTAGGAATCACAGATTCACTTTCAAGCGTTTCAAAAGTAGTGATAATTTGCGTAATGTTCATCGGGCGTGTGAGCATGCTTTCCATCTTGATTGCATTACTTAAAAAAGAAAAATACAAAGGTTATAAATACCCAACCGAGGATATTTTAATCAACTAA
- the ybeY gene encoding rRNA maturation RNase YbeY produces MIQFFSETEDFTLENPQVFADWLEACAEKHNYEVEDINYIFCDDEYLLAINQKHLNHDYYTDIITFDYCDGNLLSGDIFISIDRVSDNAFEYASDFEAELGRVMVHGLLHMMGFKDKTEEEQQQMRDKEDECLQLIFSDTDEEE; encoded by the coding sequence ATGATTCAATTTTTCTCCGAAACAGAAGATTTTACCCTAGAAAATCCACAAGTTTTTGCCGATTGGTTAGAAGCCTGTGCCGAAAAACATAACTATGAAGTAGAGGATATTAATTATATTTTTTGTGATGATGAATATCTTTTAGCGATTAATCAAAAGCATTTAAATCACGATTATTATACAGATATCATTACATTTGATTACTGCGATGGAAATTTACTTTCTGGTGATATTTTTATAAGTATCGATAGAGTTTCAGACAATGCTTTTGAATACGCATCTGATTTTGAGGCTGAGCTTGGTCGTGTTATGGTACATGGACTTTTGCATATGATGGGTTTTAAGGATAAAACCGAGGAGGAACAACAACAGATGCGCGATAAAGAAGATGAATGCCTACAACTAATTTTTAGTGATACGGACGAAGAAGAGTAA
- a CDS encoding TrkH family potassium uptake protein produces MKEDFKEGLESNTNFFSTLYYKYRKFILTLSPQRHLIFGFALYTFIGWMLLSIPYLHKQPTSMLDNLFTTTSAISTTGLVTVSLSDTYNAIGLVIIAILVQIGGIGYMTMGSFLVMSRKNKMSSHHVRILTTEFSLPEGLEIKDVIKSIIVFTLSAEILGAIALYFIFVDANVPPSFAIWSSIFHSISAFCTAGVGLYNNSLEDFASNIPLNIVISTLSLLGSLGFIVVTDLWSRLSGKTKKISFTTKVIVLILSILLIAGTLMYYFKEPATRFNNENRFITSFFQSMSALTTAGFNTIPISNLSLPLLLFTVFLMYIGASPSGTAGGLKTTTFTAITAIMWSRLRGDKRVSFMGKVIPIDRLYAATTAFIFYTGVIFLVTFILSFTEDFSLSAILFETASALGTVGLSTGITGDLSTIGKIAIICTMFIGRLGVITFGISILARKKQLTIYNEMEDLAV; encoded by the coding sequence ATGAAAGAAGATTTCAAAGAAGGCTTAGAAAGTAATACTAATTTCTTTAGTACATTGTATTACAAATACCGTAAATTTATTTTAACCTTAAGCCCTCAGAGGCATTTAATATTTGGGTTTGCACTTTATACCTTCATTGGATGGATGTTGCTTTCTATACCCTATCTACATAAGCAGCCTACTAGTATGCTAGATAATTTATTTACAACAACATCTGCCATTTCTACTACTGGGCTAGTTACTGTGAGCTTGTCCGATACCTATAATGCAATAGGGCTAGTTATTATAGCCATATTGGTGCAAATAGGAGGGATTGGATATATGACAATGGGCTCATTTTTAGTAATGTCTAGAAAAAACAAGATGAGTAGCCACCATGTTAGGATTTTGACAACAGAATTTTCTCTACCTGAGGGATTAGAAATTAAAGACGTCATAAAATCTATAATTGTGTTTACATTGTCTGCTGAAATTCTCGGAGCCATTGCATTATATTTCATTTTTGTAGATGCGAATGTACCTCCAAGTTTTGCCATTTGGAGTAGTATATTTCACTCAATATCGGCTTTTTGTACTGCGGGTGTAGGGCTTTATAATAATAGTTTGGAGGATTTTGCTAGTAATATTCCTCTGAACATAGTAATTTCTACTTTATCTCTATTGGGATCACTAGGTTTTATAGTTGTTACAGATTTATGGAGTAGACTCAGCGGAAAAACCAAAAAAATTAGTTTTACAACCAAGGTAATAGTATTAATACTAAGTATTCTTTTGATTGCAGGTACATTGATGTATTATTTTAAAGAACCTGCCACGAGATTTAATAATGAAAACAGATTTATTACCTCATTTTTCCAATCCATGTCTGCTTTAACCACGGCTGGTTTCAATACTATTCCTATTTCCAATTTATCATTACCATTATTGTTATTTACCGTATTTTTAATGTATATAGGAGCTTCCCCATCAGGTACTGCAGGTGGATTGAAGACAACCACGTTCACCGCTATTACCGCTATTATGTGGAGTAGATTAAGGGGAGATAAGCGAGTTTCGTTTATGGGAAAAGTAATTCCTATTGATAGATTATATGCTGCTACCACAGCATTTATATTCTACACAGGCGTGATATTTCTAGTAACCTTTATACTTTCATTTACAGAGGATTTTTCACTTTCTGCTATCTTATTTGAGACAGCTTCTGCACTGGGTACTGTAGGTCTAAGCACGGGAATCACAGGAGATTTATCTACCATAGGTAAGATAGCCATAATATGTACTATGTTTATTGGTCGTCTTGGGGTAATTACCTTTGGAATTTCTATACTAGCGCGCAAAAAACAATTGACTATTTATAATGAAATGGAAGATTTAGCGGTATAG
- a CDS encoding potassium channel family protein codes for MKYIVIGLGGFGASLAQYLTNMGHEVIAIDNRMEKVDFYKDKITHTICMDATDLHTLGGLPIKDTDMIVVAIGEEHGASIMCAANLKTLGAKKIIGRAISSVHETVLHAIGVETIIRPEKESARKWSKKLSNKHLEETFELNKEYSITEVRVPKKYDGKTIAEVDFRNNYNLVALTTAKEREIHCPLGGHRMNKEVYGVAQNNTILNMGDIIVVYGKNRDIEKFLHS; via the coding sequence ATGAAATACATAGTGATCGGACTCGGAGGATTTGGTGCATCGCTCGCGCAATATCTCACCAATATGGGGCACGAGGTAATCGCCATCGACAATCGCATGGAAAAAGTAGATTTTTATAAAGATAAAATCACTCACACCATTTGTATGGATGCTACCGATTTGCACACACTGGGCGGACTTCCTATCAAGGATACCGACATGATTGTAGTAGCCATCGGGGAGGAGCACGGTGCCAGTATCATGTGTGCTGCCAACCTTAAAACATTGGGTGCCAAAAAAATCATAGGGCGTGCCATCTCCAGCGTGCACGAAACCGTATTACACGCCATTGGGGTAGAAACCATCATTCGCCCAGAAAAAGAATCTGCGCGTAAATGGTCTAAAAAATTAAGCAACAAACACCTCGAAGAAACTTTTGAACTAAACAAAGAATACAGCATTACCGAGGTGCGCGTACCTAAAAAATACGACGGAAAAACCATTGCCGAAGTCGATTTTAGAAACAACTACAACCTAGTGGCACTCACAACGGCCAAAGAACGCGAAATCCATTGTCCGCTCGGGGGCCATAGAATGAACAAAGAAGTATATGGCGTAGCACAAAACAATACCATACTCAATATGGGAGATATCATCGTAG